The following are encoded together in the Cicer arietinum cultivar CDC Frontier isolate Library 1 chromosome 2, Cicar.CDCFrontier_v2.0, whole genome shotgun sequence genome:
- the LOC101498251 gene encoding protein NRT1/ PTR FAMILY 3.1 isoform X2 has translation MYCKDNKVLKRWSRMVIILIEEGKKEDLSQCLLYLGMISLTVSAVLPQLRPPPCKGEEICKEASAGQLAILYISLLLGAIGSGGIRPCVVAFGADQFDESDPKQTTRTWRYFNWYYFVMGISILVAVTVLVYIQDNVGWGWGLAIPTIAMFISIITFIAGYPLYRNLNPEGSPFTRLIKVAVSAFRKRKLPNEYNSKMLYQNDEVDAPISLGGKLIHSEQFKFLDKAAIVTEEDDMKTPNLWRLSTIHRVEELKSIIRMGPIWASGIILITAYAQQSTFSLQQAKTMDRQLTKSFQIPAGSMSVFTILSMLTTTALYDRVLIRVARRFTGLNRGISFLHRMGIGFVISIYATLVAGFIEMKRKKVAMDHGLTEHSHEIIPISVFWLVPQYSLHGIAEAFMSIGHLEFFYDQAPESMTSTAMALFWTSISLGNYCSTLLVALVHKFTAGPNGSNWLPDNNLNKGKLDYFYWLITLLQFINLIYYLICAKMYTYKQIQVYDKGDNSSEDIQIELGTRV, from the exons ATGTACTGCAAAGATAATAAGGTTTTGAAAAGATGGAGCAGAATGGTAATTATCCTCATAGAAGAGGGAAAAAAGGAGGACTTGTCACAATGCCTTTTATATTTG GGTATGATTAGTTTGACAGTATCAGCAGTACTTCCACAGTTAAGACCACCTCCTTGTAAAGGGGAAGAGATATGTAAGGAAGCAAGTGCAGGACAGCTGgcaattttatatatatcactTTTATTAGGTGCAATCGGGTCGGGTGGGATCCGACCCTGTGTGGTAGCATTTGGTGCTGATCAATTTGATGAATCGGATCCAAAACAAACAACAAGGACATGGAGATATTTTAATTGGTACTATTTTGTCATGGGAATATCTATACTTGTGGCTGTAACTGTTCTTGTTTATATTCAAGACAATGTTGGATGGGGATGGGGCCTTGCAATCCCCACTATTGCAATGTTCATCTCAATTATTACATTCATTGCTGGATATCCACTTTACCGGAACTTGAACCCGGAAGGAAGCCCGTTTACCCGACTAATAAAAGTGGCTGTGTCTGCGTTTCGGAAGAGGAAGTTACCAAATGAGTATAACTCTAAGATGTTGTATCAAAATGATGAAGTTGATGCCCCTATTTCTTTGGGAGGGAAGCTGATTCATTCAGAACAGTTTAA ATTTTTGGACAAGGCAGCAATTGTGACAGAGGAAGATGATATGAAAACACCAAACTTATGGAGGCTATCGACAATTCACAGAGTTGAGGAATTGAAGTCAATAATCAGGATGGGACCAATATGGGCATCAGGCATCATTCTAATAACAGCTTATGCCCAACAAAGCACATTCTCACTCCAACAAGCCAAAACAATGGACAGACAACTCACGAAATCTTTTCAAATTCCAGCAGGGTCCATGTCTGTATTTACTATCCTATCCATGCTCACCACCACTGCCCTCTACGACCGCGTCTTAATCCGTGTAGCTCGTAGATTCACTGGACTCAACCGCGGTATAAGCTTCCTTCACAGAATGGGGATTGGGTTTGTAATCTCAATCTATGCTACATTAGTTGCTGGTTTCATTGAAATGAAGCGAAAAAAGGTAGCTATGGATCATGGACTAACCGAGCACTCCCATGAAATAATCCCAATCTCAGTGTTTTGGCTTGTGCCACAGTATAGCCTTCATGGAATAGCTGAAGCTTTTATGTCCATTGGGCATTTAGAGTTTTTCTATGATCAAGCACCGGAGAGTATGACAAGCACTGCAATGGCGCTATTTTGGACCTCGATTTCACTTGGCAACTATTGTAGTACACTTTTGGTTGCCTTGGTACACAAGTTTACTGCAGGGCCTAATGGTTCTAATTGGCTTCCTGATAATAACCTCAACAAAGGGAAGTTGGATTACTTTTATTGGCTCATCACACTCCTTCAGTTTATAAATCTCATTTACTACTTAATTTGTGCTAAAATGTACACATACAAGCAAATTCAAGTCTATGACAAAGGGGATAATAGTTCAGAAGATATCCAAATTGAACTTGGTACCAGAGTTTAG
- the LOC101498251 gene encoding protein NRT1/ PTR FAMILY 3.1 isoform X1, which yields MEQNGNYPHRRGKKGGLVTMPFIFANEISEKLAVVGFNTNMISYLTTQLNMPLTKAANTLTNFGGTSSLTPLLGAFISDSFAGKFMTIAAASIIYQIGMISLTVSAVLPQLRPPPCKGEEICKEASAGQLAILYISLLLGAIGSGGIRPCVVAFGADQFDESDPKQTTRTWRYFNWYYFVMGISILVAVTVLVYIQDNVGWGWGLAIPTIAMFISIITFIAGYPLYRNLNPEGSPFTRLIKVAVSAFRKRKLPNEYNSKMLYQNDEVDAPISLGGKLIHSEQFKFLDKAAIVTEEDDMKTPNLWRLSTIHRVEELKSIIRMGPIWASGIILITAYAQQSTFSLQQAKTMDRQLTKSFQIPAGSMSVFTILSMLTTTALYDRVLIRVARRFTGLNRGISFLHRMGIGFVISIYATLVAGFIEMKRKKVAMDHGLTEHSHEIIPISVFWLVPQYSLHGIAEAFMSIGHLEFFYDQAPESMTSTAMALFWTSISLGNYCSTLLVALVHKFTAGPNGSNWLPDNNLNKGKLDYFYWLITLLQFINLIYYLICAKMYTYKQIQVYDKGDNSSEDIQIELGTRV from the exons ATGGAGCAGAATGGTAATTATCCTCATAGAAGAGGGAAAAAAGGAGGACTTGTCACAATGCCTTTTATATTTG CTAATGAGATTAGTGAGAAGTTGGCTGTGGTGGGTTTCAATACTAACATGATTAGCTACCTGACAACACAGCTTAACATGCCATTAACCAAAGCTGCTAACACTCTCACTAACTTTGGTGGAACTTCAAGTTTGACACCGTTGCTTGGTGCCTTCATTTCCGATTCCTTTGCTGGAAAGTTCATGACTATCGCCGCTGCTTCCATTATATACCAGATA GGTATGATTAGTTTGACAGTATCAGCAGTACTTCCACAGTTAAGACCACCTCCTTGTAAAGGGGAAGAGATATGTAAGGAAGCAAGTGCAGGACAGCTGgcaattttatatatatcactTTTATTAGGTGCAATCGGGTCGGGTGGGATCCGACCCTGTGTGGTAGCATTTGGTGCTGATCAATTTGATGAATCGGATCCAAAACAAACAACAAGGACATGGAGATATTTTAATTGGTACTATTTTGTCATGGGAATATCTATACTTGTGGCTGTAACTGTTCTTGTTTATATTCAAGACAATGTTGGATGGGGATGGGGCCTTGCAATCCCCACTATTGCAATGTTCATCTCAATTATTACATTCATTGCTGGATATCCACTTTACCGGAACTTGAACCCGGAAGGAAGCCCGTTTACCCGACTAATAAAAGTGGCTGTGTCTGCGTTTCGGAAGAGGAAGTTACCAAATGAGTATAACTCTAAGATGTTGTATCAAAATGATGAAGTTGATGCCCCTATTTCTTTGGGAGGGAAGCTGATTCATTCAGAACAGTTTAA ATTTTTGGACAAGGCAGCAATTGTGACAGAGGAAGATGATATGAAAACACCAAACTTATGGAGGCTATCGACAATTCACAGAGTTGAGGAATTGAAGTCAATAATCAGGATGGGACCAATATGGGCATCAGGCATCATTCTAATAACAGCTTATGCCCAACAAAGCACATTCTCACTCCAACAAGCCAAAACAATGGACAGACAACTCACGAAATCTTTTCAAATTCCAGCAGGGTCCATGTCTGTATTTACTATCCTATCCATGCTCACCACCACTGCCCTCTACGACCGCGTCTTAATCCGTGTAGCTCGTAGATTCACTGGACTCAACCGCGGTATAAGCTTCCTTCACAGAATGGGGATTGGGTTTGTAATCTCAATCTATGCTACATTAGTTGCTGGTTTCATTGAAATGAAGCGAAAAAAGGTAGCTATGGATCATGGACTAACCGAGCACTCCCATGAAATAATCCCAATCTCAGTGTTTTGGCTTGTGCCACAGTATAGCCTTCATGGAATAGCTGAAGCTTTTATGTCCATTGGGCATTTAGAGTTTTTCTATGATCAAGCACCGGAGAGTATGACAAGCACTGCAATGGCGCTATTTTGGACCTCGATTTCACTTGGCAACTATTGTAGTACACTTTTGGTTGCCTTGGTACACAAGTTTACTGCAGGGCCTAATGGTTCTAATTGGCTTCCTGATAATAACCTCAACAAAGGGAAGTTGGATTACTTTTATTGGCTCATCACACTCCTTCAGTTTATAAATCTCATTTACTACTTAATTTGTGCTAAAATGTACACATACAAGCAAATTCAAGTCTATGACAAAGGGGATAATAGTTCAGAAGATATCCAAATTGAACTTGGTACCAGAGTTTAG